Within the Candidatus Kryptoniota bacterium genome, the region ACGAGAAGATGTATCACCTCGCTTTTTTCGGGCTCCTTCAATCCGGGGTTTGCGGTATCGCCTTCTCGATAATTGGCGACGAAGCGGGAGCGAGAGGAATGTTCTCGGCTGTCAAGCTGACTGGCATCGAGGCGGTCGCGTTTGCCGAGAGCGAATCGCAATCGGCATTTCTGAAGAAGGCAGTCGATAGTCACCTCAAGATCGGATTGTTCGTACCTTACCAGAAAGATCTTACACTCTTCGGCATCAGCGCAGTGTCTCGGACAAATTCCGATGCGCCGGGTTGGATCCTCTCGCACATAGATGAGGATTCCGAAGATGTCCAAACCACCAAGACGAATTTCAACGCGAACCTGATCCAACTTCTCAAGAGAAGCGGACTCCTGCGCGCGGCGACGTTCTTAGTCGGGATGAACGACACTCCTCCCAACTCGCTGAAGATTGCGAGAAATGCCAGCGCAAAAATCATACTTGTACCGAGCCGCCTCAACGCGCAAAGCTATAGAACGATCAGGAACGTATTCGACAAATATGCAATCGGATCCGACTGGGAGACTCCCGGTCTATTCGGTCAGATGAGAAAGCTCCTCGAATTCGGATGCCCGCCTGAAGAAGCACTCGCCAGCACGACCAGAGTAAGCGCTGGGATGTTCAACATGGGCTCCAGACTCGGAAGCATCGAGACCGGTAAGCTGGCTAATCTCTCTTTCGTGGATGCGAAAAAGATTTCCGCTCGCAGGCTCAGTAAGCTCCCGCACAAGGAGGCCATTTCCGCCCTGCTCGAAGATTACTCCGACTCCGACGTGTCCGATGTCATGGTCGAGGGCGAGTTCGTTTATAAGGATAGAAAGCTTCTGATATTCAGCGAGTCGGATTTGATGAGGGAACACAACGAATTAACAGAGGTGCTGAACAAGTACAAAGAACAGACGATGGTGTCCGAAAGCAAGTCATATTCTCCGAAGGTGCCTCAGACAAGAGGGGAAAACCTTTCGGAGCTGGACGACGAAGCACAGAAAATTGAGCTGCCAAAGAATACGCGGAAGGTTTTTGGAGAAGACGAAATATAAAAGGAGACAGTTGATGAAGTCCACGATTTTTGCAGCCATATTTGTTCTGTCCTCCGCGGCGTTTGCGGGTGGGGTCAATGGCAGCGCCGGCAGCAACGGTCAGATCGAATCGCGCTATTTGATCGACATGCCGACAGCAGGCATTTTACACAACGGAATGATCGGGATGAATGTGCACTTTTATGAGATGAGCGGGCTACTGGTTTCACTGGAGGCGGGTGCGTTTAATAGGTTGACATTCGGCCTGAGTTACGGAGGAACTAACGTGATCGGGTCGGGTCCCGTGGGCTGGAACAAGAACCCCGGAGTCAATATCAGATTCCGGTTGATCGATGAGACGCCCGACTTTCCCGCGCTTGCGATCGGCTACGATTCCCAGGGGAAAGACGAGTATCTCTCGCAATACAGCCGGTATTCCTACAAATCGCCGGGCTTCTTCGCTTCCGGATCGAAGTATTTCACAATGCTTGGTTACCTGGGCGTTCACGGGGCTGTCAACTATTCGCTGGAAGACGGAGACGGAAACAAGAACATAAATTTTTCAGTGGGCGCCGACAAGACAATCGGCAGCGATATCTCGGTAATGCTGGAGTATAATTTCGGATTTAACGATAACCTTACGGACACGCTTCGCTTGGCGCAGCCCGGGCGCGGGTTCATGAACGCGGGCGTGAAATGGAGCGTTGGGAACGGCTTCACAGTCGAATTCGATTATAAGAACCTACTCGATCTTAAGAAGACCGGGAGCCTCCGCACAATCAGGATCGAATACGTCCAATCGATGTAACCATCCTACTTCATCACTCGTCTATGGTTTTGGTATTAATTTATTTTAAGGCTTCCTGAGCGCCTTGTTTTCAAATTAGATGTTATTGAAATTGAGCAAAGGAAGTAGTGTGATGACAAATATGACGGCGGAGATGAACGGGGGTGCGATGGACGGTCGGTTGAGCAAAGAGTCCGGTTCGGGAAAGTGCGAGATGCTCGATCAGCCGGCGGTCATCAGCACGAGTGCTCTTTGCCGGCGCCAAAGTGGTACTCTTCCTTTAAGCATATACGAAACGTTCCACGAGTTCTCCGAAGAGGAGAAGAGGTTTCAGTACGAAGGGGATGACGCAGGCAGGTCCGGATCGGTTAAGCGTTTGGACGATCCGCCGCGTCAAAAAAATACGAGGTGAATGTCATGAAAACGAGAATGTTAGTTTTGAGTTTTTCAGCTTGGGCCGCATTCGCTTTCGGTGGATGTTACACTGAGTTCGCGGCGACGAGTAACGGCGGAGACAATTACGAATACTCGAACGACAACAACTCGGGATACGGCTACAACGATACGACTTATGCGTACGATTCTACCGGTGCGCCAATTGTGAATAATTACTATGATAATAACGATTATGGTTATCCTTATAATTATTATGGCTGGAACGATAATTGGTACACTCCAAGTCCTGCATGGTGGTACTCGGACAACTGGTACTTCGGTCTCGGGTGGAATTCGTGGTATGGAGGTCCCGGGTCATGGTACGGTGGTTTTGGATATGGAAGCCCCTACTACTCGTACTACTCGCCGTATTATTACAGCCCGTTTTATCCGTATTCACCTTACGGCGGCTACTACGCTTATCAGAACGGCAATCCGGCATCAAACGGACGGGTGAGAAGTTCGGGAGATACTCGTTTCGGACGGGACAACTATGGTGGTGGTACTACCCCAACCACTGTTCTGCCGGGCAGCGGAGTCAGCACTGGAAGCGCGAACAACACAAGCAGCTCGACCGGAACCGCGGGCGCCTCTACATCGACCAGGACAAGAACGACCGGTAATAATCCGCCGGCAAACGGCAATGCGGACCAGCCGCGGACGAGATCAGGCAGCAGCAATCCGCCTCCCTCACAGAGTCCGTCTCA harbors:
- a CDS encoding amidohydrolase family protein, which produces MNSTKILTGAYVFTCNDEMQSGLYNVLVRSNLVGEVSKDIELLRRKYPEAEIVDTAGKILLPAFFNAHYHPEAIICRFIEPRRPVSQWRDEYLLKVESVLDAQPESFYEKMYHLAFFGLLQSGVCGIAFSIIGDEAGARGMFSAVKLTGIEAVAFAESESQSAFLKKAVDSHLKIGLFVPYQKDLTLFGISAVSRTNSDAPGWILSHIDEDSEDVQTTKTNFNANLIQLLKRSGLLRAATFLVGMNDTPPNSLKIARNASAKIILVPSRLNAQSYRTIRNVFDKYAIGSDWETPGLFGQMRKLLEFGCPPEEALASTTRVSAGMFNMGSRLGSIETGKLANLSFVDAKKISARRLSKLPHKEAISALLEDYSDSDVSDVMVEGEFVYKDRKLLIFSESDLMREHNELTEVLNKYKEQTMVSESKSYSPKVPQTRGENLSELDDEAQKIELPKNTRKVFGEDEI
- a CDS encoding YjbH domain-containing protein; the protein is MKSTIFAAIFVLSSAAFAGGVNGSAGSNGQIESRYLIDMPTAGILHNGMIGMNVHFYEMSGLLVSLEAGAFNRLTFGLSYGGTNVIGSGPVGWNKNPGVNIRFRLIDETPDFPALAIGYDSQGKDEYLSQYSRYSYKSPGFFASGSKYFTMLGYLGVHGAVNYSLEDGDGNKNINFSVGADKTIGSDISVMLEYNFGFNDNLTDTLRLAQPGRGFMNAGVKWSVGNGFTVEFDYKNLLDLKKTGSLRTIRIEYVQSM